The genomic DNA ACCGCTTGTGCGGGCCCCCGTCAATTCCTTTGAGTTTTAACCTTGCGGCCGTAGTCCCCAGGCGGGGTACTTAATGCGTTAGCTGCGGCACTCAGGGGGTCAACACCCCGAACACCTAGTACCCATCGTTTAAGGCGTGGACTACCAGGGTATCTAATCCTGTTTGCTCCCCACGCTTTCGCGTCTCAGCGTCAGCAACGATCCAGAGGGCCGCCTTCGCCGCCGGTGTTCCTCCTGATATCTACGCATTTCACCGCTACACCAGGAATTCCACCCTCCTCTATCGCGCTCCAGCTCGCTAGTTTCGGATGCACTTCTGGGGCTGAGCCCCAGGCTTTCACACCCGACTTGACAAACCGCCTACACGCCCTTTACGCCCAGTCAATCCGAACAACGCTTGCACCCTCCGTCTTACCGCGGCTGCTGGCACGGAGTTAGCCGGTGCTTCCTTTAAGGGTACCGTCAAAGGTCCGCTGGATATTAGCCAACGGACTTTTCTTCCCCTCCGACAGGGCTTTACGACCCGAAGGCCTTCATCACCCACGCGGCGTCGCTGCGTCAGAGTTTCCTCCATTGCGCAATATTCCTGACTGCTGCATCCCGTAGGACTCTGGGCCGTGTCTCAGTCCCAGTGTGGCTGACCATCCTCTCAGACCAGCTACCCGTCTTAGCCTTGGTGAGCCGTTACCTCGCCAACTAGCTGATAGGACGCGGACCTCTCTCAAAGTGATAGCTTGCAGGAGCAGAGGCCATCTTTTACCTCAGGAAGCGAACTTCCCGTGGTCTTATCCGGTATTAGCTCGTCTTTCGACGGGTTATCCCAGACTCTAAGGCAAGTTGTCCACGTGTTACTCACCCGTACGCCGGTTTACTAGCCGTATTGCTACGACTTTCTCCCACGACTTGCATGTCTCAGGCACGCCGCCAGCGTTCGTTCTGAGCCAGGATCAAACTCTCCATTATAGCTCAGTGTTACCACCGTTCCGAGGTGCGGCTAACGCACCAGAAGAACGGATGGACTGACCGCAATTTCAAAGAAATCGGCCGGGCATCGAGTCCATTCCTGGACCCCCGCCGCCGATTAAGGCATGCACTACTATTCAGTTTTCAAAGACCGACCCTTTCGGGGCGAAAGAAAACATTACCGCTCGATCCGGGTCCCTGTCAACGGGTCTGTAAGGATTTTCGAGGTGAAGTTTCCACAGGCCGCGCCGCAAAGCGCCGCCGAAGATGAATCTACGCATCCGGGACGATGAAGTAAAGACCCCCGCCAAGAAAATCGCATTGTTTCTTTTTTTCTCGCGCGATCTTTCAATTGCGAAATCGCAGCCGCGCATCCGGCTCCGCGATGACGAAATAAATCGCACCCGCAAGCGCGATCGATCCCGACACGATGAACATCGGACCATATCCAAATGTCACCGCCACCACGCCCAACAGGTAAGGTCCTGCCATCCCGCCCAAATCGTACAACGACGAATAGATGCTCGAAGAGCGGCCGGTGGACTTGAGCGGCGTGCGCGCAATCACCAGCGCGCTCAGCGCCGGATACAGGTAGCCGTGCCCGATTCCGCCGATCACCGCGGCGATATCGAGCAGCCCGAATCGTCCGGTACCGGCGAGCAGCGCGAGCCCGATCGCCAGCACCGCGAGCGACGGCGCGAGCGCGCGATTGAGGCCCATCCGGTCCATGACTTGCCCGCCCACCAGCCGCACGCCCACCGCCATCAGGCTGTAGATCGCAAAGTACCAGCCGGCGCGCTGCACCCCTTCCTGGTAGGCGTACGCCGCGACGAAGCTGAGGCGCGACGCAAGCGCCAGCGAGAACATCAGCGTGACGATCCAGAGCGGCATCAGCGCGCGATCCGTCAGCAGCGATCGATAACTGCGGCCGCCAGGCGAATCGCCCGAGGCGTGCGCCGGATGCGGTTGCTCGACCACGAAGCTCACGACGATCGCGCTCGCAACAATCAACGCGATCGCCAGCGCGAAGAAAACCGTAAACCCGAGACTGCGGATCAATTGCTCGCCGACCAGCGGCGCGATCGCGCCCGGCACCATCCCGCACAAACTGAAAGTGGCCATCGCCTCGCCCTCGCGCCCGCGCGGCAGCATCTCGTACACCATCGCGAACAGCGCGACGCGCGCGGTGCCTTCGATCGCGCCGTGAATCGCGCGCACGAGAAAAATCGGCAGGCCAATCGAATGAATCGGAAAGTAGAGCGAGATTGCGATCGCGTCGAGCACGAGAAACCAGAGCGCAGTCCATTTGCGCCCGCGCCGATCGATCAGCGCTCCGACGCCCGGCCGCGCCGCCAGCGCCGCCAGCGAGCCCGTGCCGATGATCGCGCCGATGATGCTCGCGTTGCCGCCAAGTTCGACCACCCACAGCGGAAACAGCACGAACAGATTGGCGGCCATGTTGAGCGCGAAGCTGGCGGCAAATACCAGCCAGAACGCGCGCTCAAAGACGAGCCGCGGATTTTCCGGCGCGTCGAGGCCGTTGGGTGCGCCGCCCGGGTGCTCCGGCAATGCGTTCGCTACTTCAGCTTTCACTTCGATGCCGCCAGATGTCCCCTGAGCGCGAGCGGGCCCGACGGATCGTCGGCATAGGCCTGGTCCTCGAGGGTAATTTCAATCGTCGGCGCGCGCTGGCGCGGCGGCGGCAGATCGACTGGTACCGTTGCGGTTCCGTCCTCGCCGACCAGGAAGTCGGCCGCCCACACCGCCGCCCCGCGCCTCGGCACCCACCAGATTCGGTAAACCTGCAAGTCGCCCGACGGCTTCAGCCCGTTCGCTTCGAGCATCGCGGCGTTCGCCGATTCGCTCATCGCGAGGATCCCGTTGGCGGTGGATTTGTCCGGCGGCGCGAGCTTGATCGTGCGAAGGTCCGGCGCGAACAGAATCTTCTCGAAAGTCTCGCCCACGGTGGCGCGCTCGCGTTCCGATCCAAGTTTGCGCTGAACTACGGAGGTCTGCTTCTTCAGGGTCCGCACGGTCGTGTTGAGCGCCGCGACTCGCCGATTCAAATAATTGGTGCGGCGCGCCAGCGACTTCGACAGCTCGATCGTCACAATTGAACTGGCGATCGATACCGCCAGCGCCATCCCCGCGATTGCTTGCCACAGCCGGACGCGGCGGAGCCGCGGTGGCTGCTCGGCGGTGTCCTCGACCGGCGCCGATGATTCGATTCTTGCGCTCGCTTCGCCCTGGTCCATTTTCAATATCGCGTCACGTCCTCGTTCCTTCCTCGTCACCGCACCGCGACTCAAATGTATGCCCGGGGCACTTCGCGATTCTGCGGATGGCTGCGCACCGACACAAGGCGCTCCGGCCAACGCAATCGTAGCATGCCGCCGGATGGCTTTTTTAGCTCCATCCTTTGAGATAGAAGTAATGTTTGTCTATGCGCCGGATTCAAGACGTACACGTCGCCGCGACCGAGCCGCTGATCGCGCCGCACGTGCTCAAGCGTGAGATGGCGACTGACGAAGCCAGCGTGCGCACCGTGGTCGAAGCGCGCGACACGATCAGCGCGATTCTCGCCGGGCGCGATCGCCGGATGCTGTGCATCGTCGGACCGTGCTCGATTCACGATCCCGAAGCCGCGCTCGAATACGCGCGCCGCCTGGTCAGGCTGAAGGGAAGCCTCGCCGAGCGACTGTTCATCGTGATGCGCGTGTATTTCGAAAAGCCGCGCACCACCGTCGGATGGAAGGGACTCATCAACGACCCGCACATGGACGATAGTTGCGACATGCGTGAGGGGCTGCGCATCGCGCGCAGATTACTGATCGACATCAACCGGATGGGCCTCGCAGCCGGCACCGAGATGCTCGATCCGATCACGCCACAGTACATCGCGGACCTGGTCGCATGGACTGCGATCGGCGCGCGCACTTCCGAATCGCAAACGCATCGCGAGATGGCGAGCGGGCTCTCGATGCCGGTCGGATTCAAAAATACCACCGAGGGAAACCTGCAAGTCGCGATCAACGCAATTCAATCGTCGCGCCGGCCGCATTCCTTTCTCGGCATCACGCAGGACGGTCTCGCCGCCGTGATTCGCACGCGCGGCAATCCCGACACGCATGTCGTGCTGCGCGGCGGCCGCAAGCCGAACTTCGACGCGCGCAGTATCGAGGAATGCACGCGGCTGCTCGCCGAGGCGTCGCTCGAGCCACGCGTGATGGTCGATTGCTCGCACGCGCAGACCAGCAAGGATTACACGAAACAGCCCGCGGTATTTCGGGCGCTGGTCGAACAGATTCGGAGCGGCAGCCGCTCGATCATGGGCGCGATGCTCGAGAGCAATCTCGAAGCGGGCAATCAGCCGCTCAACTCCGATCGCTCGAAACTTAAGTTCGGCGTATCGATCACCGACCCGTGCATCGATTGGCCGACGACCGAGCAATGCCTCCTCGAGGCCGCCAAAATGCTCGCGGCCGCGGGCTAGCGGTAGCCGACAATTCTGCGCATCGCCGCTCGCGCCAATCGTCGAACAGCCAGCGCGCGCCGGCCAGACTGACCCGCCGTCCGTGACAACACCGCAAACATCGGAAAGCCGCGCCCCGATGCGCCGCCAATCATTGCTGGCGTTCGCGCTATTTCTTGGCGCGTCGCTGCTATTTTTCGCGCGCGGTTTGTGGGGCCATTTCGA from Candidatus Binatus sp. includes the following:
- a CDS encoding MFS transporter, which codes for MKAEVANALPEHPGGAPNGLDAPENPRLVFERAFWLVFAASFALNMAANLFVLFPLWVVELGGNASIIGAIIGTGSLAALAARPGVGALIDRRGRKWTALWFLVLDAIAISLYFPIHSIGLPIFLVRAIHGAIEGTARVALFAMVYEMLPRGREGEAMATFSLCGMVPGAIAPLVGEQLIRSLGFTVFFALAIALIVASAIVVSFVVEQPHPAHASGDSPGGRSYRSLLTDRALMPLWIVTLMFSLALASRLSFVAAYAYQEGVQRAGWYFAIYSLMAVGVRLVGGQVMDRMGLNRALAPSLAVLAIGLALLAGTGRFGLLDIAAVIGGIGHGYLYPALSALVIARTPLKSTGRSSSIYSSLYDLGGMAGPYLLGVVAVTFGYGPMFIVSGSIALAGAIYFVIAEPDARLRFRN
- a CDS encoding anti-sigma factor domain-containing protein, which produces MDQGEASARIESSAPVEDTAEQPPRLRRVRLWQAIAGMALAVSIASSIVTIELSKSLARRTNYLNRRVAALNTTVRTLKKQTSVVQRKLGSERERATVGETFEKILFAPDLRTIKLAPPDKSTANGILAMSESANAAMLEANGLKPSGDLQVYRIWWVPRRGAAVWAADFLVGEDGTATVPVDLPPPRQRAPTIEITLEDQAYADDPSGPLALRGHLAASK
- a CDS encoding 3-deoxy-7-phosphoheptulonate synthase, with translation MRRIQDVHVAATEPLIAPHVLKREMATDEASVRTVVEARDTISAILAGRDRRMLCIVGPCSIHDPEAALEYARRLVRLKGSLAERLFIVMRVYFEKPRTTVGWKGLINDPHMDDSCDMREGLRIARRLLIDINRMGLAAGTEMLDPITPQYIADLVAWTAIGARTSESQTHREMASGLSMPVGFKNTTEGNLQVAINAIQSSRRPHSFLGITQDGLAAVIRTRGNPDTHVVLRGGRKPNFDARSIEECTRLLAEASLEPRVMVDCSHAQTSKDYTKQPAVFRALVEQIRSGSRSIMGAMLESNLEAGNQPLNSDRSKLKFGVSITDPCIDWPTTEQCLLEAAKMLAAAG